GGTGGCCTTCTTCTTCCATGAAAAGGCGTGGGACCGGGCGGGCCGGCGCGCTGCACGCCAAAGCGCTACGGCATCGCCCAGTGGCAGTCCAGCCATCCAGGGCGTCTGAACAAACTCACGACAAGGAGCACCGCTATGTACGCCATTCCACTGCGCAGCCGCACCGCCACGGGCCTGGCCTTTCAACGCTGGCTGGTCCAGCGCCTGGCGGGGCTGGCGCATACCAATTGATAAGCGATAAGCGTGATAACGGGCAGTCCTCTGTGCCTTCGCCAGAAACGAACATGCCCCGGCCAGCGGGGCATGGGGCGGGAATACAAACGGGCGCGGAATGGGCAGGGCTCAGGCCTTCACATCCAGCAAGGAGCCCATCATCTCGTCCTGCGTCTTGATGGTCTGCAAGTTCGCCTTGAACGCGTAGGTGGCCGACATCTGCTCCACCGCCTCCTGTTCCAGCGCCACGCCCTTGGCGTCCTGTTCGCGCTGCACCGTGGCGCGCACACCGGCGCTTTCGGCCACTTCTTCTTGTGCAACCACCTCGCGGCGGTAGCCGGGGGTGTTCATGTTGGCCACGTTGTTGGCCGACGCGTCCAGCCGCAACTGGGCGGCCTGAAGGCCTGAACTGCCGATGGAGGAAATACTGGCCATGGGCGCTGCTCCCGATGTCACACAATGTTGCAAAGAAGGCGAATTGTCCGCCTCACCGCAGTCGCTGGCAAGCCGC
Above is a window of Acidovorax sp. KKS102 DNA encoding:
- a CDS encoding flagellar basal body protein; its protein translation is MASISSIGSSGLQAAQLRLDASANNVANMNTPGYRREVVAQEEVAESAGVRATVQREQDAKGVALEQEAVEQMSATYAFKANLQTIKTQDEMMGSLLDVKA